CCACCAATGAAACCGAGGCAGGCAGACGCCTGAACCGCCGCGTCGAAGTACTGATTTACGCCAACGACGCTCTGAAGCGACAAGCCCAGGCCGGAGAACTAAAGCTTTGATTGTCTTGGTTCAAACCAAGGTTTGCCAAAACTAAAAAAATGCTTATTTTTAGCCCGTCCGGCTTGCTCAGAGATGCGTCTGAGTCATGCCCGACGGGCAGTTTTCTTCCTTGCATTGCCTGAGGAAACCTGCATTAAGGGGTCTTGATCACCAGCACGCCACCTGCCATGCGCTACCAAAATGCCGAAGAAGTTCTTTCGGAATGGATAACCGGAATATGCACCGGAAAGATCGAAAAAGTAGAGCAGCTCTATCATGAACAAGCGGTGCTGATCCCGACTTTTTCCCCTCATACCGTCAGTACCACCGAAGGCATACGCCACTACTTCGAACAACTCGCAACCAGAGACAATCTGCAGGTCCGGCTGTACGAGAAATCACTCAAGAAACAGTTTCTGGGAGGAAGCGCCTGGATACTGAGCGGAACCTACGCATTCGAGTTCGAAGTTGACCAGCTTCTGCTGACCTTTCCTTCCAGGTTCACCTTTGCCGTAAATCTGGAGTATGAACGACCCATCATCCACCACCACTCGTCGCAGCTGCCAAGGAACCTGTCATAAGTGAACCATTTTATGAGCTGCGTTGCCGGTCATTGCCAATAGGCGATCACTGGCAACATGAAGACACTCATAGCTCGTTCTACCCCGAGTTCTTACAGAAAAAAAATGTAACGCACTGAGCCATATAACCGTGAGCTATAGTGAATTTCCAATAAAATCCTTATATACACAAACAGGTAAAACACAATAGCATTTTACCTACGTTCTGGTCGGCAATTGATGGTTTTAAATGTTAAATTGTAATGAAAAGAGGAGCAATTTTCCGCGTCCCTTACAATTGTCTTGACTCGTTATCAGGTGAGCATCCGGTTCTGATTGTAATGCTGAAACGCTTGGATGCAGCCCTGCTGCAAGCACACGTGAACAAGTCAGCATGGAAGTCCTGAAAACATTACAAAAAATTCTGGACAACCATGATGGACAAAAGCAGAAATTGAACTTGTTCATATAACGCTCGGCCATCATAACCATTGAAAAAGCTTTTTTCATGAGCGCCAGTATGACACAGCAAACAAACCATCACTCGGGAACAGCGAATGGCTCCCGCTGTGTTGTTCTCGACACAGCATCTTATTGTCTGCTCCTCAAAGGTGACAGCCCTCCTTTTTCTGCCGAAGAGCGGTCGTTGCTCATAGCCGAATCGCCCGAAGAAGCATGCGATTTCCAGTGTCTTCTTGGTGACGCTTGCCAACCATTCCTTTCCCAGGAATATCGCCGTATTCATCCGGGTCTCTACGAAAAACTCGAGGCCATTGCTATATCAGGTTGGAACAATGATGCGCCATTCGGTATTGACACGGCTGCGCACCTCATGAAAAAACTGCCGCTTGACCTGAACTGTCTTATCAACAGTCCAATTGCCCTCAGCCCGAATGACCCGCTACCAGCTCTTATTCAGAAAAATCTGGTTCACAAACATGTCGAAGCGAATGTTCTTGTTTCAGAACCTTTTACAGCTGGCAGGCTGCGTTACTTCAATATATTTTCAGAAACAGCGGAGCTGAAATTCGATCATCAGTCACCTCATGTTCAAGGACTACTTATTCTCGAGGCATTGAGACAGGCTGGAATTGCAAGCGCTCACTATCAAGGATTGCCACTTGACGGAAAACTTGCCCTGCTAAATTACAACACGAGTTTCTACCATTTTCTTGAACAGGAATCTCCTATAATATGCAGGTGTTACACTGATTTTACATCAAGCAAAACAAGTGACGATGCGGAAGCCTGTATCTATATGCAGGTCTTTCAATGGGGCAGGCTATGTGCGGATGCCATTCTGAAAGGATTCGCTTGCACCAATGCTGAACGTTATGAGCAAAAAGAGCAACGTTTGAAAAAAATTATAGAAAGACATAAGACCAATTTTGATTCGAAGCTCAAAAGAATGTATGAATCAATGGTATCAACGCAATGCATGTAGCAATCATTGGGGGCGGAATATCAGGTATTGCTGCTGCATTCTACCTTGCGCAGCAAAAAGTCAGCATTGATATTTTTGAATCAGAAAACCAAATTGGCGGCAGAGCTGGCAGCGATTTTTTGCAGGAACGCAGGGTAGATTTTGGTGGCAAGAATATTGGTCGCAATTATTTGCTTTTTCGCGAATTCGCCAGAGCATACGGAGATCCTGCATTTGAGTATTTTGGTATAAACACGTCACAGCTTATCAACGGACGCATCGTCTCCATCAGTCGGGAAGGCTCCGCATGGCTCAATCTCCTTAAAATCATCCGCCTTTGCGGCCTCAGAAAAGGAATAACCCGTCTCTACCCTCACATCCAGGCGATTTTGAATGATCGTAGTCAGGGGGTTCTGTGCAGTGACTATTTCCGAGCACTGAGCGAGAACTTTGATCATCTCACACTTGACCGGTATCTGAACCAGCGTTGTATCGACAGGGTGATAAGACCAATAACAATCCGGATGAATGGAGCCGAGCCTGAGGAGTGTTATCCTGGAAATTTCGGTTCGAACCTAGCCCTTGCCCTCGACAGTTTCGAACAACTCACCTTAGGAATGTATAATCTGCTCGATACATTCATTGCCAGTCACAGACAGGAGTCATCTTTCAGGATATTGACCGGCCACAGAGTCACGTCGATAGCGAAAGATCAGGACAAATTTCGCATAAACTATCTGAATGGCGCGGTATCAGGCACCGGAAGTTATGACAGGATCATTTCAGCCCTGCCCGCTTATAGTCTGGCCGAATTGCTCCAGGATGAGCTGCCTGAAGCCTCCAGACTGCTCAATAAGATCAGCTATTTCCCGGTCAGCATAGCGATCGTAAAATATCGTGACGAGGTCTTTCCCCAAAACCGTCGCGCAATGGTTTTCGACCGCAATTCCCCACTGAGCAACGCAGGGGCCTATGGTCTTAATGATCTGGATATTGTCAGATATACCTTCAGCGGTAAAGCCTCAAGAGCCGCGATCTCTGAACATTCCACCCCTGAAGAAGTAATAAGTCTTGGTGAAAAGACTGCATCTCCTTACTTTAGCATAAAAGACAATCCAAAAGAGGCCTTTGTATTCAGATATTTTCCAAAGGGTTTATGCGCATATTCTCCCAAGCACCACCTGCTTCTCGAAGAAATAGACCGGCTGGTAAACCGTCTATCCGGTTTCGGAACCACTGGTGACTATCGCCGGGGGGCCTCGATCGAGGCCTGCTTCAGAGCAGCCAAAGAGTGTATTGAAAAAGTAGTTGGAGATGGTTCTTGAAAAAACTCATTGAGCAGTTAACTGAATACCTAAGGGAAGGAACGTTAGTTTCCCGTTCAGACGCTATGGTGTCAGGCATACTGGGAGCACTCGCTAATATTTTTTTTTATGTGGTTTTCAAATACGGCTTCCATCTGCCCTATGAAAACTTCTGGCTCCGAATGGTTGCCACCCTGTTGTGCATAAGCCTCATCTTCATGCACCGTCTACCCGAGTCTTTTTCCCCCTATTTTCCTTACTTCTGGCATACCTTCCTGATTATCATCCTGCCGTTCACTTTCACGGTGAACCTTCTCATGAACAATTTTCATGAGCTCTGGCTCTACTGGGAAATATTCATGGTATTCGTACTGATGATGTTTGTGCCAAACTGGTTGCTGTTCATGTTCGATTTACTTACCGGCGTATTGGGCGCAATCCTCTTTCACAATCTGTCAGTTCCCTATGTACCACTCAATCCGACCTTTAATATTCCGCTCTATTCGATTGTCATAAGCTTTTCCATCGTCGCCGGATCTATTTTCAGCTTCGCTAACCGGAACACCCTTAAAGAACTCGAAAGAAAAAAAGCGGAAGAAAAGTATCGCGCTCTTGAAGCCCTCGCAGGCAGTATCGCCCATGAGATGCGCAATCCACTCTCACAGGTGCGCCAAAATCTTGACGAAATCCTGCTGGAGTTGCCACGAAGCAGCACCGAAAATGATTACGCATCGCTTCCTAAAAAGAATATTGAAACGATCCAAAAGCGGGCAATCCAGGCACAGACGGCAATAAACCGTGGCCTTCAGGTTATTACCGTAACACTTGGCAATTTCAGAAACACCGATGTCTCGAAAAAGGAGCTGACTTGCCTGTCAGCAACGACAATAACCCGAAAAGCCATAGAAGAGTATGGCTATGCCTCAGAACACGAACGACAAAAGATTTATCTTAGTCCGGGAGAAGATTTTATATTCCTTGGCGAAGAGAACAATTACATCCTGCTGTTTCACAATCTGCTGGAAAACGCCCTGCAGATTCTTCAGCAGGTGCCTGACGGGCGCCTCGCGATCACAATCCAGCGAGGGGAATCAGTCAACAGAATTCTCATCCGTGATAATGGCCCGGGAATTCCACCGAACATCCTTCCAAGAATCTTCGAGCCGTTCTTCACTTCGGGCAAGAAAAACGGCACAGGGCTTGGTCTGGCGTTCTGCCAAAGGGTGATGAAATCTTTCAATGGACAAATCTCCTGCAAATCAGAAGTGGGCATATTCACGGAGTTTACTCTGGAATTCCCGGTTCTCGACAAGGCGACAATCAACAAATTCGAACGGAACCTCTATGCGGAATACACACCTTTCTTGGCAGGAAAAAACGTACTCATGGCCGCCATTCCCGAAGCATATGTGCCATCGATCCGTCAACAGCTCATGCCGCTGAAAATCGGTCTGGATAACGCCGAGGATAACAACAAGGCCCTTGAAATGCTCGCAGCAAACCACTACGACCTTGTTCTTTCTGGTATCAGTCCTCTACCGGCTGGAACAGCAAAACTTGGAAACATCGTCAAAAACAAAGACCGGAATATTCCCGTTGTCGGTTGCAGCTTCTCGCCCCTTCCCCCGGTCGACACCATCAATGGCGTCGCGTCCGTCATTATCATGCCGCCAGCGCTACCTGAACTGCTGAACGCCATGAAAAGCTCGCTGGAGATGGCCAGGGAAACACTCAAGGAATCGCTATCGGGCAAGACCGTGCTGGTAGCGGACGATCTCGATTTCAACCGCAGGGTCATCAAGTTGATGCTCAACAAGCTGGGCATCACAATTTTCGAAGCTTCCAACGGCCTCGAAGCGCTTAATATTTTGAAATCACAGCCCTGCGACCTGCTGGTCATCGACATGAGAATGCCGGTTCTCGACGGTTTTGAGACTGCCCAACGCATTCGCGCAATGCCATCGCCCTATCGCGACATACCGATACTCGGGCTGAGTGGCAATCTGGACAATGCAACACTGAAACTTGCCAAAGAAAGCGGCATCAACGATACCCTCTTGAAACCGGTCAAGCTCAAGCCTTTCTTGCAAAAAGTTACCTCCATGCTCAAGGTAAATACGCCAGCAGCATAAATAGACCTAAGTTGAGCGATTCGCCGTTGTAACGGCGAATCGCTCAACT
The nucleotide sequence above comes from Chlorobaculum tepidum TLS. Encoded proteins:
- a CDS encoding nuclear transport factor 2 family protein; amino-acid sequence: MRYQNAEEVLSEWITGICTGKIEKVEQLYHEQAVLIPTFSPHTVSTTEGIRHYFEQLATRDNLQVRLYEKSLKKQFLGGSAWILSGTYAFEFEVDQLLLTFPSRFTFAVNLEYERPIIHHHSSQLPRNLS
- a CDS encoding AfsA-related hotdog domain-containing protein, which translates into the protein MSASMTQQTNHHSGTANGSRCVVLDTASYCLLLKGDSPPFSAEERSLLIAESPEEACDFQCLLGDACQPFLSQEYRRIHPGLYEKLEAIAISGWNNDAPFGIDTAAHLMKKLPLDLNCLINSPIALSPNDPLPALIQKNLVHKHVEANVLVSEPFTAGRLRYFNIFSETAELKFDHQSPHVQGLLILEALRQAGIASAHYQGLPLDGKLALLNYNTSFYHFLEQESPIICRCYTDFTSSKTSDDAEACIYMQVFQWGRLCADAILKGFACTNAERYEQKEQRLKKIIERHKTNFDSKLKRMYESMVSTQCM
- a CDS encoding FAD-dependent oxidoreductase, which produces MHVAIIGGGISGIAAAFYLAQQKVSIDIFESENQIGGRAGSDFLQERRVDFGGKNIGRNYLLFREFARAYGDPAFEYFGINTSQLINGRIVSISREGSAWLNLLKIIRLCGLRKGITRLYPHIQAILNDRSQGVLCSDYFRALSENFDHLTLDRYLNQRCIDRVIRPITIRMNGAEPEECYPGNFGSNLALALDSFEQLTLGMYNLLDTFIASHRQESSFRILTGHRVTSIAKDQDKFRINYLNGAVSGTGSYDRIISALPAYSLAELLQDELPEASRLLNKISYFPVSIAIVKYRDEVFPQNRRAMVFDRNSPLSNAGAYGLNDLDIVRYTFSGKASRAAISEHSTPEEVISLGEKTASPYFSIKDNPKEAFVFRYFPKGLCAYSPKHHLLLEEIDRLVNRLSGFGTTGDYRRGASIEACFRAAKECIEKVVGDGS
- a CDS encoding hybrid sensor histidine kinase/response regulator; this translates as MKKLIEQLTEYLREGTLVSRSDAMVSGILGALANIFFYVVFKYGFHLPYENFWLRMVATLLCISLIFMHRLPESFSPYFPYFWHTFLIIILPFTFTVNLLMNNFHELWLYWEIFMVFVLMMFVPNWLLFMFDLLTGVLGAILFHNLSVPYVPLNPTFNIPLYSIVISFSIVAGSIFSFANRNTLKELERKKAEEKYRALEALAGSIAHEMRNPLSQVRQNLDEILLELPRSSTENDYASLPKKNIETIQKRAIQAQTAINRGLQVITVTLGNFRNTDVSKKELTCLSATTITRKAIEEYGYASEHERQKIYLSPGEDFIFLGEENNYILLFHNLLENALQILQQVPDGRLAITIQRGESVNRILIRDNGPGIPPNILPRIFEPFFTSGKKNGTGLGLAFCQRVMKSFNGQISCKSEVGIFTEFTLEFPVLDKATINKFERNLYAEYTPFLAGKNVLMAAIPEAYVPSIRQQLMPLKIGLDNAEDNNKALEMLAANHYDLVLSGISPLPAGTAKLGNIVKNKDRNIPVVGCSFSPLPPVDTINGVASVIIMPPALPELLNAMKSSLEMARETLKESLSGKTVLVADDLDFNRRVIKLMLNKLGITIFEASNGLEALNILKSQPCDLLVIDMRMPVLDGFETAQRIRAMPSPYRDIPILGLSGNLDNATLKLAKESGINDTLLKPVKLKPFLQKVTSMLKVNTPAA